A genomic region of Rhipicephalus sanguineus isolate Rsan-2018 chromosome 1, BIME_Rsan_1.4, whole genome shotgun sequence contains the following coding sequences:
- the LOC119386048 gene encoding zinc finger BED domain-containing protein 4-like: MIARDLQPYEFVENKGFQDLIRDLQPQYKIPHRTTFSRTVIPELYRRTVDSLKTQIASDIAKGLESLAFTTDMWTSRANQGYISLTCHYMTQDFAVKAFTLACCHLQESHTAVNIQACLTEIVKEWSLDLSTVPVYVVTDNGRNIRAAVRQMEWIPLQCLGHTLQLAIKDAKEETPVVSSLCKKARALVGHYKHSAQATRRLKDCQKRMELPSIGLIQDVDTRWNSEHAMLSRLVQLRDAVSLEIATSETSVSCPSPTLAQRTTLLLASFPGDFASERVVAPDAGTLSRRVRGSLSGLGNTARCKRVAGPHGPTARSTGLVIKSGFPTLPGYNPLLSSPDS, encoded by the exons ATGATCGCTCGAGACCTCCAGCCGTACGAGTTCGTGGAGAATAAAGGATTTCAGGACTTGATCCGCGACCTCCAGCCCCAGTACAAGATCCCGCACAGAACTACGTTTTCAAGAACAGTAATTCCTGAGCTGTACCGACGcacagtcgactcactcaagacACAAATCGCGTCGGACATAGCAAAGGGATTAGAGTCGCTCGCATTCACAACCGACATGTGGACATCCAGGGCAAATCAAGGATACATCTCCTTGACCTGCCACTATATGACCCAAGATTTCGCAGTCAAGGCCTTCACCCTGGCGTGTTGTCACCTGCAAGAAAGCCACACAGCTGTGAATATCCAAGCCTGCTTAACCGAAATCGTCAAGGAGTGGTCTCTTGACCTCAGCACTGTGCCTGTGTATGTGGTGACAGACAATGGTCGGAATATCCGTGCCGCCGTGCGTCAGATGGAATGGATCCCACTTCAGTGCCTGGGACATACGTTGCAACTGGCAATAAAGGACGCAAAAGAAGAAACGCCGGTGGTTTCATCACTGTGCAAGAAGGCACGAGCGTTAGTGGGGCACTATAAACACAGCGCTCAGGCAACTCGCCGGCTCAAGGACTGCCAGAAGCGCATGGAGCTGCCAAGTATAGGTCTCATTCAAGATGTGGACACGCGTTGGAATAGTGAACACGCAATGCTGAGCCGCTTGGTGCAGCTAAGAGACGCTGTCTCACTCGAAATAGCAACATCAGAAACAAGTGTGAGCTGCCCGTCCCCAA CCCTCGCTCAACGCACAACCCTCCTTCTCGCCTCCTTCCCGGGTGATTTCGCTTCCGAGAGGGTTGTTGCACCGGACGCGGGCACTTTGAGTCGCCGTGTGCGTGGTTCGCTCTCCGGCCTGGGAAACACGGCCCGCTGCAAGCGTGTCGCTGGCCCCCACGGGCCGACCGCCCGCTCCACGGGCCTCGTTATAAAAAGCGGCTTTCCAACTCTGCCCGGCTACAATCCGCTGCTGAGCTCTCCAGACAGCTGA
- the LOC119390994 gene encoding keratin-associated protein 19-2 — MSRLLPYAVLLALLGLTLAAPAEEVAPAAEAPAEEAKPAPEGDKAVEGRTGFYPGYGVGAYGSGFNRGGSFGLGGYGNAYGNGGFGYNYGGTNRRDYGNVQTYGDRETFGLAQNAGANRRYGQGSSGNAYNNQAYGAGGNRYGVGYQGGYLG, encoded by the exons ATGAGCCGCCTG CTGCCCTACGCTGTCTTGTTGGCCCTCCTGGGTCTCACCCTGGCTGCCCCAGCTGAAGAAGTGGCGCCAGCAGCTGAGGCTCCCGCTGAGGAGGCCAAGCCCGCTCCGGAAGGCGACAAGGCGGTTGAGGGACGCACAGGCTTCTACCCGGGCTACGGCGTGGGAGCCTACGGTTCTGGCTTCAACCGCGGTGGAAGCTTTGGCCTCGGAGGCTACGGAAACGCTTACGGAAACGGTGGCTTTGGCTACAACTACGGAGGCACCAACCGCCGCGACTACGGCAATGTGCAGACCTACGGAGATCGCGAGACCTTCGGCCTTGCCCAGAACGCCGGCGCCAACCGCCGCTACGGACAGGGCAGCTCCGGAAACGCTTACAACAACCAAGCTTACGGCGCAGGCGGCAACCGCTACGGCGTGGGGTACCAGGGCGGCTACCTTGGCTAG